The window ACATAACAACCGATTAAATCCGTTTCGTTGAATTGGGAGAAGCGCATAAATGGCTTCTCTAAATCTTCGGGTCACTGCAAATCCCTCTATATTTTCGCGCTGCAGAACCATCTGATAAGCAGTAAGAACTTCGCTATGCCGCCATTCAATATTCAAAGTCTTCATAGTCCTGAGGAGGATTGTGCGGCAATCAATGGTGAGATCGCCAATACCCTTGCCGATTTTACTCGGTATGCCTGATGCAACAGAACCACCTATACGCTGGAAACCAAAGATCCCTCCGTAGCGGATATCTTGAGCAACACATTTAACGATTGAACGGAATTGATAGTATTTTTCATACTCTGGGTATTCCTTTATCAAATTTCCGAGACTCTTGTCTTTGGACAATGTGCAGAGATAACAACCCATGCGGGCATTTTTCCCGCAACTCATTATGGCTTCGTTATCATCAACCACAGCGGCTCCCAATGGACATTCGCTTCCAGCGGCGCCGCTATAGAATGCTAATAGGTCTGTATTCCGGGCACCTTTTTTCCAAGGCGCGCGATTAAAGGCGAGATATGTGACAACCTCCTGCCGGGTCCAGTCCCGGATTGGACTTGCTGTACGTATGTCCTCAACTGGATGTTTACCATACAGATCATCTCCAAAGTACTTTTTGAGACTTCGCTTGCGGTTTCCGCTTTCGCTGTCCCGGCTTCCTAATACCAAACAAGTGCTCACCGATCCTTCCTGTAGAAAGGTCGTTTCTAAAAACTTTCTAGCAGGATTGATTTTGAGACGTCTAACGCAGTAGCGGAATGTGCTTGAAGGACATTGATAAGCTTTTCCGATCATACAGACTAATAATGTCTCTTCCTCATCCGGTTCAACAATGTGAAATTCAATCCAGGGAAAATTATTTTGTAGGGTGTCTTGAAGTTCATGGATGATTTTTTGTATTCCAGGGTTTTCAACAAGCGTATCCGCGGTGATAATCCATATCTTTTTGGATGGATCTGGATTCTTTATGACATGTTCGATCATCAGCTGTAAGGTAAGTCGAGAATCCACTCCACCTGAATGAAGCAGACCAATCAAAGAATGTTCATCATAAATTTTCTTGATCAGTCCCCTTGTCATTTCAATCAGAAGCGGATCTACATTATCCAGCAAATCAAGGCTCTCTCCGGATACTATCGAAGCTGTTTTTCTTACAATTTCGATCTGGTCGATATCTAGATCAAACTGCAGCTGGAAACGGTCTGTCGGAAAAGGAATGCAAACATCATGTGCTCCATAAGGTACGATTGAATTTTGTAAATAAATTTCAATAAGCAAGCTGCAGTCAGCACTGAAACAATAAATTTGAAATTTATGTTTCGGGCTTTGCAGGCTAAGATCCTCTGATTGATCAATGAACGCATCAATCGCAGCTTGTTCAGGAATATAGATACGAAAATCAATCTCTTCTAAAAACTTGAATAGTTCTCCGGCCGTGGAATGCTGATTAAAGATCTGTGACCAGGAGTACCCGCTGTCAGGTGCGATGCATTCCTCACGGGGAACATCTGAATCGAGAAAATGATGAAGAACATAATAGAGATCCTTTTTGAATACAGCAGACCATTCGCGGACCACTCCATGAAATTTAAAATCCATTCTCGCTAACTGATCCCAAACTAAAGTTGAGGATGCGTTATACCTTTTTAATTGATCTGTCACTTTTACCGTAGTCTGATTATCTGCATATGAATATGCCTCCAATTGACTTACCTCCTTTTTTTGGCATAAAAAAAGAGACACAGAAAAACACACCTGTCGTGTGTTCTGTGTCTCCAATTTAAAACCGTCTCTTTGCGAAAGCATCCAACTCTGCTAAATCATAATGAAATGCAGAGAAAATGATTAATAGTGTTATTGATTATATAATAGATGCGCTCGCAAAAATTATCAATTACATCTTCAATCTTTAGTAAATAAAGTTGGGTAAGTGTGGATATTCATAACAGAATGATGCCTACGGGGAATCTCGGAACGTTGAGCGCGAGCTGTGGCATCTTCCACCCCTGGCGTCGCCGGCAGCTGTAGAAAGAAAATAAAGTCATAGACTGAAGCAACTAGTTATCCCGTACGCCCCGCCGGTTTCGCCGGAAGCAACTAGGCGCGCAGTGTTGCAGCAGCTGTCCATCCCGCCCGGCGTCACCGGTGCCGCACGGGAGCAACCAGGTGCGCAATGCTGTAGCAGCTGTCCATCCCGCCGGCGCCGTCCGTTCAATTTCATAGCGGTCTACCAGTCTACAACATTATTTCTCAGTCAATACTCTATTTTCTTTCAACAACAGCAGGGAGTGGACTTTTTCCGGATGCCCGGATACATCTGTGATGAAGAATTAAATTGGGAAAACGTGACCAGTCTTATCGAAGCTGGTTAATCCTTAAATCATCAACAGTATTAGTTACTAACTGCCAACCTCTCGCCCTTTTTCCCTACTCTACTACAGCCGTGACAGCTCCCATGTAGATTAAGAAGGAACACCAAGAGGGCATGCTGCAATTCTGATCATCTGACTGTGGTCCCCTCCCCTGTATATTGCTGATTGAATTCATCCACGAATTCAGGAGTGATCATCATGGACTTTCTTCGCTTTTTGCCATCCAGTTTGCTCATACCTTGTGCCTCCTAGTGGTGTATATAAAGCCGGGTATTAATGAACTATGGATTGCACATATTTCTCAGCTAACCCAGTGATTCCACATACCCTTCATTATCTCATCATGATATGTTTTTGTTGGAGGTTGTTGTCTATATGTTAAACCAGCCGATTAAACCGATGTTACTGTATCCGTTGACTCCTGATCAGATGAAAAACTGGAGCTACAATAGCTTGAAATGGGATGGCTTTAGAACATTAATACACTATGAGAATGGTAAGGCTCGGGCATTTACAAGACATGGAACCGAAATTACTTCCAGGTTTCCAGAGCTGCTCAATATAAAACTTCCCGTTAAATCTGCAATCTTGGATGGGGAATGCATTGCATTTGATTTAACACAGTCTGCAGAGCAGCCACCGAAGTACTGGTGGGATGATGCAATGAAGAGATTTAATACCAAAACGGAGGCTGCCGTAAAACGAATTTCCGCTCGATTTAGAGCTCATTTTCCATTATGGGATTTACTCTGGCTAGATGGGATTTCCTTGGTAAACAAGAGCTTTAAGGAGCGTAGAGAGATCTTAGCCTCAGTTGTAACCCCATCTGAAACCTTATCTATTACCCCAATATATAAAGATGGCAGAGAACTATTCCAGAAGGCTAAGGCGCTTGGATTAGAAGGGGTCTGTCAGTACAATCCGGATGCTCCAATGGTTCTGAATGGACGTTCCGAACATCACGTCGTCAAGGTAAAAGCATATCAGTATGTTACTTGTCAGATCGTATCAATAAGGAAGCAAGGAAAATTCGGGTGGGGTCTATCTATTAATGGTAATTATGCTGGTCTACTTGAGTTTCCGCCAAGCAGTGATGCTATTCGTAAGTTAAATCAGATAACCAAGCAACTCACCCGCGGTGAAGGTAAGGGGTGGGTTTATCTTGAGCCGTTAATCAGCTGTAACATCAAATTTCAGTGTTTCACCAAAAACGGTAAACTTCGTTCTCCGAAGTTCGAGGGATTCTGTACAGCTATTTCAGCATAAAAAATATAAAAAAACAAGCAGACTGCGAGTTAATTTTCGGCAGACTGCTTGTTTTTTTGAGCAATATCTAATGTGATTACTCATTATCTTTGGTCAGATATTCATCTATTTCATTTGTGACTTCATTTGCTTCAGGGTCATCAATATTATCAATAAGATGATCTTGTTTCAGTTTCAGGTTATGGAAATTGAATGTTGTAGATGTCGAGGAAACAGAAGTGCATTACCTCACCGGGAGCCTACAAACAGACCTGTCTTTTTCATACGCAATCGTCAATGCTACAAAGCCGGTAATTTTAATCGAGTGTAATCGGCATTGCTGCTTATAAGGGTGAAAAAATATCAACCACTAATTTTTAGATCGAGCCCAAAAAATCATTACTTTTAGACCATAAACTATAATATTTTCCTAAATCTATAGACCCGAATTGTGTCGAATGTTAGTATTTAGATAAATAGTACATAGGAGGTTTATAATGGAAGGATTAGAAGAAGCGCCTGTAGCTAAGAATAATAAATCGAAGATAGTTATAACTCTAATCATCGTTTCACTTATTCTTGCTGCTATTGTAATCTACAGTAACTATAGTAAGGGGCAGTCAAATTATCGGAAGCATATTCAAAATGCCGAGGATCTTTTTAGTAGTGGGGATTACGATTCTGCATATGAACAGATAAAAGATGATAATCTCAAGAATAACGATTTGAAATTACTTGAAAAAATTAAATTACTAAAATCTTCAAAAATGTACTTAGCTAATGATGATCAACTAGATCCCGCTAATGGTGAAGCAGACTATAAATCAATACTTATTAATTTATTATCAGGCATATCTTTTTTTAAAGAAAATTCGATTAGTGCTGATGAATTAGGTGTGAGTGAGGAATTAGAAGAAATATATAATCAGTACTTAGAACAGCTCTCCCAATACTATGGACTTAAAGAAGAGAAAATAGAAGAAATTCAAGCTATGTCAGGTGAAGAAAAGGAGTTAAATATTAATCGAATTGTCCCGAGAGCTAAACAGAGAATACATAGTGCTAAGATGGAAGAGGCAAATAAAGAACTTCGAGAACAAGAAATATTATTGAACCCTATCCAAATTACCGAAAAAAGCGCACAGAGAGATGGAGATTATATGTATGCTACTGGATCAGTTAAAAATGTAAGTTCTAATAGCTATTCTTTTATAAAACTAAAAATTACATATTCCGACGATTCAGGAAATGTTATTGACACTGACTGGACGTATGCAGTTGGTGCTGAGAATTTGTTACCAAATGAACAGCATTCTTTTGATTTTATGACAAAGTATAGAAATGGAATGTCTAAGTATAGAATAGAAGTAGTAGAATTCAATTAAATACATCTAATAAGCCTACATTAATTATAGTAGCCTTTTCTATGCATAAAAATCGGCTCAATCTAAAAATTAGCGATTGATATTTTCACCCTAATAAGCAATGCCGATTACACTCAATTAAAATACCGGCTTTGTAGCATTGACGATTGCGTATGAAATAGTGTCAGCGTTGGTAGGCTTTAATGCGATTGTTTCGTCATTCAACGGTTCGTTTGTCCAACGGCAGCGGGTCCAACATCATGGAGATGACTTTCAGCGAATTCATGACAAGGTGTTGGGTGAACTGATACTTTACGGTAATGCTTATACAACTTACGTTGACGTGAGAAACTCACAAGGAACAAGCAAGGAGATGAATCCTATTCCGAGGAACACGGGAGCTCAGATACACCAAGTTCAGACGCCAATAAAAGAGAAGAATCCACTACTAACCCTGTGACAGGTGAAGTGAATTCTTCTTCAAAAAAAGCCAAGCGTGAAAGGCGCAAATAACACAGTCCTGATATTAATTGCAACGCCCATCGCATATTAATAAAGCAGCGCATTTGTGGCGAGGGGGCTTTACACTCTCTCGCCACATCCATGTAATAATCAATTGTAATTATCAGCAGGTATACTTGCCATACTAAATTTATTATTAGTAATATTTGTATGCTAAGTTTTAGAATTTAGAGCTCCTATGAGAACCTTGAGCCAACAGTTATTACTTTGAATTCAGTTCGATTTTATTAATGAGATCTGACTCGATATTCTTCACATTTCCTACTTTTTTAGACACAGGATATTTGAACATTGATTCAGCCGGATAGGGCTTCAAAAGTTCTAATACCTGCTTCCTATCTGTGCTGCTATCCAGCCATGGTGCCACGGATTCTGGCTGGAGGATCACCGGCATCCGATCGTGAATTGGCTGAACAAGTGCGTTTGCAGTGGTTGTAATGATCGTGCAGCTCCGAATCAACTTTCCGGTTGGATCCTTCCATTCATCAAATAGCCCTGCGAAGCCATAAACTCTTCCTGAATCGACTTGAAATCGATAAGGTTGCTTTTCTTTTCCATCTGTTTTCCACTCATAGAAACCATCCGCAACTAAAATTATTCGATTCCTAGAGAGTAGATTTCGGAAGGCGGGCTTGGATTCTACAGTCTCAGCTCGAGCATTTATCATCGAGTATCCAATCTTTACATCTTTTGCCCAGCGGGGAACCAGGCCCCAGCGATATCCGTCCATTATTCTCGTACCTTCATCATTTGAGATAACAGCGACCGTTTGTGACGGCGCAATATTATATCTCGCTGTGTAATCCATTAAATTTTTTTCTATTGAAAATGTTTGGATTATATCATCCAATTCAGTTGTTAAGGTGAACCGTCCACACATAAAATCACTCCTTGGTATTATGTATCCGAAATACCAACCTCTTAAACTATCTTATAATAGTTCTCCGGATCTTCATTCGATGAACGATTATGGTATCATTTGAATTCATTGTCCTGCTGCTGCACAGTTTTGCCAAGGCCGAACTCGAATAGAACGTCTTCGCAAGCGGTACCGGTTTTGATTTACCGAAAGGGGTTGGCCGTCGCTGTCAGCTTAATGCCAAAGTCTATCATTGTGCAGACGGTGCAATTATCTATTCTTATCATTTAGCCGCTTCAGAATCGCGTCCCTCTTCTCTTTTCTATCACGCATAATTTCAGCTTGAGTGCGATCAGCGACTTTGATGGACTTCTTAATAAATGGGATTACCTTCTTGGATTTATTCATACTATCCTTTCCTTTCAGTCAAAATCTAGTATGCATTATTCACATAAATAAGATTTTTAGACGTAGGATAGAAAAATTCTGCTCCTCAGGACGATAAATACTAGGGTCATGGGGGCATCGCATTCTAAATTACCGAAAGGTTTAATTCTCATAGGGTGTTTCCGTCCGAATTCGGCCAAGAACATCCAGGAGCGGAATAAGTTCGGGTATGCCGCATGTGCCCGTTTCGCCTGACTTTTTGGCTAGGAGCAGCCAAAAGCTGCTGCGTAGGGCGTGCAATCATCCCTGTTTCTCTGCTTCGGCTGGGAGTAACAAAAAGGTTGAGCTGCAGCATTGAGCACTCCTCTACCGTCGTTTCCACCCAGCTCCGGCGGGACCAACCAGGTGTTTAACTGCCCAGTTAGCTGATACCCGAGGTATTTTACTTCGCGGCTCTGATCGGGAGCAATCATTAGTGTGGATCTGTAACAGTTTGCACTCCACGGCGTCTGTTTCCGCCCGGCTTTGGCCGGGAGCAACCAGCGGTGCGGTGGTGGAGGACAGGGTCTATTTCAGCCCGGTTCAAACTGGTACGAATCAGATGTGGAACTGCATCAGCTGTCATGCTGCTGGCGCCACCTCCGCTCGGCGCTGGCCCGTAGCAGTTATGAGTGCGGAACTGAAGTTGCTTAGCATGCAGGGGATGAGCTGCATCAGCTGGCGCGCTGAAGACAT of the Paenibacillus sonchi genome contains:
- a CDS encoding phosphoadenosine phosphosulfate reductase family protein, with product MEAYSYADNQTTVKVTDQLKRYNASSTLVWDQLARMDFKFHGVVREWSAVFKKDLYYVLHHFLDSDVPREECIAPDSGYSWSQIFNQHSTAGELFKFLEEIDFRIYIPEQAAIDAFIDQSEDLSLQSPKHKFQIYCFSADCSLLIEIYLQNSIVPYGAHDVCIPFPTDRFQLQFDLDIDQIEIVRKTASIVSGESLDLLDNVDPLLIEMTRGLIKKIYDEHSLIGLLHSGGVDSRLTLQLMIEHVIKNPDPSKKIWIITADTLVENPGIQKIIHELQDTLQNNFPWIEFHIVEPDEEETLLVCMIGKAYQCPSSTFRYCVRRLKINPARKFLETTFLQEGSVSTCLVLGSRDSESGNRKRSLKKYFGDDLYGKHPVEDIRTASPIRDWTRQEVVTYLAFNRAPWKKGARNTDLLAFYSGAAGSECPLGAAVVDDNEAIMSCGKNARMGCYLCTLSKDKSLGNLIKEYPEYEKYYQFRSIVKCVAQDIRYGGIFGFQRIGGSVASGIPSKIGKGIGDLTIDCRTILLRTMKTLNIEWRHSEVLTAYQMVLQRENIEGFAVTRRFREAIYALLPIQRNGFNRLLCHPIFDPYGTGVDQFSNQDQEAIQRILNKRNVNLEFINQLT
- a CDS encoding FxLYD domain-containing protein, producing the protein MEGLEEAPVAKNNKSKIVITLIIVSLILAAIVIYSNYSKGQSNYRKHIQNAEDLFSSGDYDSAYEQIKDDNLKNNDLKLLEKIKLLKSSKMYLANDDQLDPANGEADYKSILINLLSGISFFKENSISADELGVSEELEEIYNQYLEQLSQYYGLKEEKIEEIQAMSGEEKELNINRIVPRAKQRIHSAKMEEANKELREQEILLNPIQITEKSAQRDGDYMYATGSVKNVSSNSYSFIKLKITYSDDSGNVIDTDWTYAVGAENLLPNEQHSFDFMTKYRNGMSKYRIEVVEFN
- a CDS encoding SOS response-associated peptidase, with translation MCGRFTLTTELDDIIQTFSIEKNLMDYTARYNIAPSQTVAVISNDEGTRIMDGYRWGLVPRWAKDVKIGYSMINARAETVESKPAFRNLLSRNRIILVADGFYEWKTDGKEKQPYRFQVDSGRVYGFAGLFDEWKDPTGKLIRSCTIITTTANALVQPIHDRMPVILQPESVAPWLDSSTDRKQVLELLKPYPAESMFKYPVSKKVGNVKNIESDLINKIELNSK